The following coding sequences lie in one Deltaproteobacteria bacterium genomic window:
- a CDS encoding polymer-forming cytoskeletal protein, producing MANPQNFISEDTTIKGSITTASSLTVAGAVEGDINAGGDVTILADASVRGDVSGPAVTISGKVEGRVNASGRLLITARGFVQGDIAVRSLHIEEGGTLQGQCNMGSAAPAAAKAGNGRTIAPPLSSLTPPPASPAAARPPER from the coding sequence ATGGCGAACCCGCAGAACTTCATCTCCGAGGACACCACCATCAAGGGCAGCATCACGACCGCGTCTTCGCTCACGGTCGCGGGCGCGGTCGAAGGCGACATCAACGCCGGCGGTGACGTGACCATCCTCGCCGACGCGTCGGTCCGCGGCGACGTCTCCGGCCCCGCGGTCACGATCTCCGGCAAGGTCGAAGGCCGTGTGAACGCGTCCGGCCGCCTGCTCATCACCGCGCGCGGCTTCGTGCAGGGCGACATCGCGGTGCGCTCGCTCCACATCGAAGAGGGCGGGACCCTGCAGGGGCAGTGCAACATGGGCTCGGCGGCCCCTGCCGCGGCCAAGGCCGGCAACGGGCGCACGATCGCGCCGCCGTTGTCCTCGCTGACGCCTCCGCCCGCCTCGCCCGCGGCAGCGCGCCCGCCCGAGCGCTGA
- a CDS encoding serine/threonine protein kinase: MSADQRTAFLGGPPDDPGMAAARAAGSRAGDNRIGALLADTYRITRAIAAGGMGTVYEAVHVRLQQRFSIKFLEHHLARDAEAYARFRQEAEIAASLDHDAIVQVFDFNTDVDGSPYMVMEFVDGVTLDDWMHGRRATPREVLRLFDPLCSALAAAHAAGIVHRDLKPSNIMIRTQTAEAGMRMGVKLLDFGISKMKSAAEAMTRTNVVMGTPNYMSPEQASGNTSSVDATTDVFALGAILYELLSGRRAFDAPSTPALLHAIVYDAPPPLTTLCPELPPAVAAVAERCLSKAPSDRFSDTHTLMVALRAALRTSVQPKRTAEVTTIEPVVQRRSGATPWIVASVISCVATAGAFAWASSQAGSKSAAEAVEPVAAPASSAAAVPVVTDVSAGYREGLATPGALVLESGTSLYRADARGLSYWADADAETVMRPLPSPALVTSLSRAREGDLLVGQADGTVTRWDRELREVPWQQRVGAQAIHGVAAAAGYLALGIGSEVQLVHSESAKLLRKFDGNGAAIGLVFTRHPSETLLILRRGELELVDADKRKSLGVTPLSGHALRMELVAEPIDAPAEVDIDFLQGDWILRRRYRVHSARRGHPPRLEPVSQVRL, from the coding sequence GTGTCTGCGGACCAGCGCACCGCGTTCCTGGGCGGTCCGCCCGACGACCCGGGGATGGCGGCCGCGCGCGCGGCGGGAAGCCGGGCCGGCGACAATCGCATCGGTGCGTTGCTCGCCGACACCTATCGCATCACGCGAGCGATCGCCGCGGGCGGCATGGGTACCGTCTACGAGGCGGTGCACGTACGCCTGCAGCAGCGCTTCTCGATCAAGTTCCTCGAGCACCACCTCGCCCGCGATGCCGAGGCCTACGCCCGCTTTCGGCAAGAGGCCGAGATCGCCGCGAGCCTCGATCACGACGCGATCGTGCAGGTGTTCGACTTCAACACCGACGTCGACGGCAGCCCGTACATGGTGATGGAGTTCGTCGACGGCGTGACCCTCGACGATTGGATGCACGGGCGGCGCGCGACGCCTCGCGAGGTGTTGCGGCTGTTCGATCCGCTGTGCTCGGCGCTCGCGGCCGCGCACGCGGCCGGCATCGTGCATCGCGACCTGAAGCCCAGCAACATCATGATTCGCACGCAGACCGCCGAGGCCGGCATGCGCATGGGCGTGAAGCTGCTCGACTTCGGCATCAGCAAGATGAAGAGCGCTGCCGAGGCCATGACCCGCACCAACGTGGTGATGGGCACGCCGAACTACATGAGCCCCGAGCAGGCCTCCGGCAACACCAGCTCGGTCGACGCCACCACCGACGTGTTCGCGCTCGGTGCGATCCTCTACGAGCTGCTGAGCGGGCGGCGGGCGTTCGACGCTCCGTCGACCCCGGCGTTGCTGCACGCGATCGTCTACGACGCGCCGCCGCCGTTGACGACGCTGTGCCCCGAGCTGCCGCCCGCGGTCGCAGCGGTCGCGGAGCGCTGCCTCTCGAAGGCACCGAGCGACCGCTTCAGCGACACCCACACGCTCATGGTCGCGCTGCGGGCCGCGCTGCGCACGTCGGTCCAGCCCAAACGCACCGCCGAGGTCACCACCATCGAGCCGGTCGTGCAGCGGCGCAGTGGTGCCACGCCGTGGATCGTCGCGTCGGTGATCTCGTGTGTGGCGACGGCGGGCGCGTTCGCGTGGGCGTCGTCGCAGGCGGGGTCCAAGTCCGCTGCCGAGGCCGTCGAACCGGTCGCCGCGCCGGCGAGCTCGGCGGCCGCGGTGCCGGTCGTCACCGACGTCAGCGCGGGCTATCGCGAGGGGCTCGCGACACCGGGCGCGCTCGTGCTCGAGAGCGGGACCTCGCTGTACCGCGCCGACGCGCGCGGCCTCAGCTACTGGGCCGATGCCGACGCCGAGACCGTGATGCGCCCGCTGCCGAGCCCCGCGTTGGTCACGTCGCTGTCGCGCGCACGCGAGGGCGACCTGCTGGTCGGCCAGGCCGACGGCACCGTGACGCGTTGGGATCGAGAGCTGCGCGAGGTGCCGTGGCAGCAGCGCGTCGGCGCGCAGGCCATCCACGGCGTCGCCGCGGCGGCCGGATACCTCGCGCTCGGCATCGGCAGCGAGGTGCAGCTCGTGCACAGCGAGTCCGCCAAGCTGCTGCGCAAGTTCGATGGCAACGGCGCGGCGATCGGCCTGGTCTTCACGCGCCACCCCAGCGAGACGCTGCTGATCCTCCGGCGCGGCGAGCTCGAGCTGGTCGACGCCGACAAGCGCAAGAGCCTGGGCGTGACGCCGCTGTCGGGACACGCACTCCGCATGGAGCTCGTCGCCGAGCCGATCGACGCGCCAGCCGAGGTCGACATCGACTTCCTACAGGGCGATTGGATCCTGCGCCGTCGCTACCGCGTCCACTCGGCGCGCCGCGGTCATCCGCCGCGGCTCGAGCCGGTGTCGCAGGTACGGCTCTGA
- the aroA gene encoding 3-phosphoshikimate 1-carboxyvinyltransferase: MVRLHAHIRPTILDQVQSGDDVRTSLWVGPGPACDRVPRIPGSKSLTNRALLLAALARGRSSISGWLDADDTRLMVAALRALDVSITGGDDPGQPLQIDGRGGPLRCDHAPTLQVGTAGTVARFLLAAVAASPGVFVLDGSARMRERPMGGLVAALRDRGAVLTALERADALPLRSGPHPAALRGGTIVLERPASSQFVSALAFAGLLADAPLEIVLREGTPARPYVDMTLAVIRSFGGEARWSAADRILVTPTVLTAMPYRVEPDASAATYFLAQAAIYGGSCRIDALGHDSLQGDAAFVHVLGRMGAQVEQRGDVTVLHGGAALQGGTFALDDMPDTALTLAVVALFARGPTHITGVGVLRHHESDRLAAAACELRKLGAAVEVFDDGLRITPPSARPEQPVAIDTYDDHRMAMAFSLAGAVEIRDPACVAKTFPGYFDELARLGVPVQRTPG; the protein is encoded by the coding sequence ATGGTTCGCCTGCACGCACACATTCGACCGACTATCCTCGACCAGGTGCAGTCAGGTGACGACGTGCGAACGAGCCTGTGGGTCGGCCCCGGCCCCGCGTGCGATCGCGTGCCGCGGATCCCGGGCAGCAAGAGCCTGACCAACCGCGCGCTGCTGCTGGCCGCGCTTGCGCGCGGTCGCTCGTCGATCAGCGGTTGGCTCGACGCCGACGACACGCGCCTGATGGTGGCCGCGCTGCGGGCGCTCGACGTGTCCATCACCGGTGGCGACGACCCTGGGCAACCCTTGCAGATCGACGGGCGCGGCGGGCCGTTGCGCTGCGACCACGCGCCGACGCTGCAGGTCGGCACCGCTGGCACGGTCGCGCGGTTCTTGCTGGCCGCGGTGGCCGCGAGCCCCGGCGTGTTCGTGCTCGACGGCAGCGCACGCATGCGCGAGCGACCGATGGGCGGACTCGTCGCAGCACTACGCGATCGCGGCGCGGTGCTGACCGCCCTCGAGCGCGCCGACGCGCTGCCGCTGCGCAGCGGCCCGCATCCGGCCGCATTGCGCGGCGGCACCATCGTGCTCGAGCGACCCGCCAGCTCGCAGTTCGTCAGCGCGCTCGCGTTCGCGGGGCTGCTGGCCGACGCCCCGCTCGAGATCGTCCTGCGCGAGGGCACGCCCGCGCGGCCCTACGTCGACATGACGCTGGCGGTGATCCGCAGCTTCGGCGGCGAAGCGCGCTGGTCGGCCGCGGACCGCATCCTCGTCACCCCCACCGTGCTGACGGCGATGCCCTACCGCGTCGAGCCCGACGCGTCGGCGGCGACGTACTTTCTCGCGCAGGCGGCAATCTACGGCGGCAGCTGTCGCATCGACGCGCTCGGCCACGACAGCCTGCAGGGCGATGCGGCGTTCGTCCATGTGCTGGGGCGCATGGGTGCGCAGGTCGAGCAACGCGGTGATGTCACCGTGCTGCACGGCGGCGCGGCGCTGCAGGGCGGCACGTTCGCGCTCGACGACATGCCCGACACCGCGCTCACGCTCGCGGTCGTGGCCCTGTTCGCGCGCGGGCCCACGCACATCACGGGGGTCGGCGTGCTGCGCCACCACGAGAGCGATCGGCTGGCGGCGGCGGCCTGCGAGCTGCGCAAGCTCGGTGCCGCCGTCGAGGTCTTCGACGATGGCCTACGCATCACACCGCCGAGCGCGCGCCCCGAGCAACCGGTCGCGATCGACACCTACGACGATCACCGCATGGCGATGGCGTTCAGCCTCGCGGGTGCCGTCGAGATCCGCGACCCCGCCTGCGTCGCCAAGACCTTCCCGGGCTACTTCGACGAGCTGGCCCGCCTGGGCGTGCCGGTGCAACGCACACCCGGATAG
- a CDS encoding benzoyl-CoA-dihydrodiol lyase → MHDVAKGAVLAPVEFEVEPSHYHHWKVSYDGAIARVAMAVDPAAPLRDGYELKLNSYDLGVDIELADIVRRMRFEHPEVRAVVLTSGNDRVFCAGANINMLGLSSHAWKVNFCKFTNETRCEIEDATDASAQVWLAACNGTTAGGGYELALACNEIYLQDDGNSAVSLPEVPLLGVLPGTGGLTRLVDKRKVRRDRADVFSTTAEGVRGKKAVQWNLVDAVFPRSKFDEKVLERAKAVADKAAVGLAPGERKGVALGKLAPEITDNGRRYRHVALEWDDTTRVAKLTVAGPTADDVAVVERGGEAMRTAGSDLWSLRAWRELDDALLHLRVNHMQVGLVIVRTTGDLQQTLAHDAALVKAREHWFAREVLLHMGRVLRRFDNTSRSFFAFGDAGTCFAGCLLELALASDRFYMLEDEDHPVHVAVSELEEGALPMHTGLTRLQTRLLGTPAQLEELVGNRSPLDAEAADDAGLVTVRLDGIDWDDDTRIAIEERASLSPDALTGMEQNLRFPGPETPDSKIYARLTAWQNWIFIRPNATGPAGALTLYGRPERPQFDWQRV, encoded by the coding sequence ATGCACGACGTTGCCAAAGGTGCAGTGCTCGCACCTGTAGAGTTCGAAGTCGAGCCCAGCCACTACCACCACTGGAAGGTCAGCTACGACGGTGCGATCGCACGCGTGGCGATGGCCGTCGATCCGGCGGCGCCACTTCGCGACGGCTACGAGCTGAAGCTCAACTCGTACGACCTCGGCGTCGACATCGAGCTGGCCGACATCGTGCGTCGCATGCGATTCGAGCACCCCGAGGTGCGCGCGGTGGTGCTGACCTCGGGTAACGACCGGGTGTTCTGCGCCGGTGCCAACATCAACATGCTCGGGCTCTCGAGCCACGCGTGGAAGGTGAACTTCTGCAAGTTCACCAACGAGACCCGCTGCGAGATCGAGGATGCGACCGACGCGAGCGCGCAGGTGTGGCTGGCCGCATGCAACGGCACCACCGCCGGCGGCGGCTACGAGCTCGCGCTGGCCTGCAACGAGATCTATCTGCAGGATGACGGCAACTCGGCGGTCAGCCTGCCGGAGGTGCCGCTGCTGGGCGTGCTGCCCGGCACCGGCGGACTCACGCGGCTGGTCGACAAGCGCAAGGTCCGTCGCGACCGCGCCGACGTGTTCTCGACCACCGCCGAGGGCGTGCGCGGCAAGAAGGCCGTGCAGTGGAACCTGGTCGACGCGGTGTTCCCCCGCTCCAAGTTCGACGAGAAGGTGCTCGAGCGCGCCAAGGCCGTCGCCGACAAGGCCGCGGTCGGGCTCGCGCCGGGCGAGCGCAAGGGCGTCGCGCTCGGCAAGCTCGCACCCGAGATCACCGACAACGGCCGCCGCTATCGCCACGTCGCGCTCGAGTGGGACGACACCACCCGCGTGGCCAAGCTGACCGTCGCAGGCCCCACCGCCGACGACGTCGCGGTGGTCGAGCGCGGCGGCGAGGCCATGCGCACGGCCGGCAGCGATCTGTGGTCGCTGCGTGCGTGGCGGGAGCTCGACGACGCGCTGCTGCACCTGCGCGTCAATCACATGCAGGTCGGGCTGGTGATCGTGCGGACCACCGGCGACCTGCAGCAGACGCTCGCCCACGACGCCGCGCTGGTGAAGGCACGCGAGCACTGGTTTGCGCGCGAGGTGCTGCTGCACATGGGCCGCGTGCTGCGGCGCTTCGACAACACCAGCCGCTCGTTCTTCGCGTTCGGCGACGCCGGCACCTGCTTCGCCGGCTGTCTGCTCGAGCTCGCGCTGGCCTCCGATCGCTTCTACATGCTCGAAGACGAGGACCACCCGGTGCACGTCGCGGTCTCGGAGCTCGAGGAGGGCGCGCTGCCGATGCACACCGGCCTCACGCGGCTGCAGACGCGCTTGCTGGGCACGCCTGCGCAGCTCGAGGAGCTGGTCGGCAACCGCAGTCCGCTCGACGCCGAGGCGGCCGACGACGCGGGCCTGGTGACCGTGCGACTCGACGGCATCGACTGGGACGACGACACCCGCATCGCCATCGAAGAGCGCGCGAGTTTGTCGCCCGACGCGCTCACCGGCATGGAACAGAACCTTCGATTCCCCGGTCCCGAGACGCCCGACAGCAAGATCTACGCGCGCCTCACCGCGTGGCAGAACTGGATCTTCATCCGTCCCAACGCGACCGGCCCGGCCGGCGCACTCACCCTCTACGGGCGCCCGGAACGGCCCCAATTCGACTGGCAGCGCGTGTAG
- a CDS encoding IS66 family transposase: MHRARHDRDPRLDPGRGDRIRVDSREKLACDDCEAEVVRAPLGDKVVQGGRMGCALVANLLVEKYRDGLPLHRQRDRFARLGVELSVSTLADQVTWATELLAPLVRAAKERTLAAKIMHIDGTGLPVLDRDGTNKRVGTGKRIGSLWGCVGDDSAFYFYASTGKKVGQREGEIGPEDLLRLRKGYTVADAATLFDKSFARDDIIECGCNMHARRKFVAALEAGDDRASLPVSAYKVLYQIEDEIRGLDREARHAERATKSAAVCGELIRWCETHQPFEPPKSPMGGGIRYVLNHQDALLRFLDDPDIPLDNGAVERMHVRVALTRKNFLFAGSDAGGVRAAAVYTILGCCMLADVDPVAYLTDVLARLSRRVREADAADLLPASWKSARG, encoded by the coding sequence GTGCATCGGGCACGACACGACCGAGATCCTCGACTTGATCCCGGCCGAGGTGATCGTATACGCGTCGACAGCCGCGAGAAGCTGGCGTGCGACGACTGCGAGGCCGAGGTCGTGCGCGCGCCGCTGGGCGACAAGGTGGTCCAGGGCGGACGGATGGGCTGTGCGCTCGTCGCCAATCTGCTCGTCGAGAAGTACCGCGATGGCCTGCCGCTGCATCGGCAGCGCGATCGCTTCGCGCGTCTCGGTGTCGAGCTATCGGTGTCGACGCTCGCCGATCAGGTGACGTGGGCGACGGAGCTGCTGGCACCGCTCGTGCGCGCCGCGAAGGAGCGCACGCTCGCGGCGAAGATCATGCATATCGACGGCACAGGTCTGCCGGTGCTCGACCGCGATGGCACCAACAAGCGCGTCGGCACGGGCAAGCGAATCGGCTCGCTGTGGGGCTGCGTCGGCGACGACTCGGCGTTCTACTTCTACGCGAGCACCGGCAAGAAGGTCGGGCAGCGCGAAGGCGAGATCGGTCCCGAGGATCTGTTGAGGCTGCGCAAGGGCTATACGGTCGCGGACGCTGCGACGCTCTTCGACAAGAGCTTCGCGCGCGACGACATCATCGAGTGCGGGTGCAACATGCACGCACGTCGGAAGTTCGTCGCCGCGCTCGAGGCCGGAGACGATCGCGCCTCGCTGCCGGTCTCGGCGTACAAGGTGCTGTACCAGATCGAAGACGAGATCCGCGGTCTCGATCGCGAAGCGCGGCACGCCGAGCGCGCCACGAAGAGCGCGGCAGTCTGCGGCGAACTGATCCGCTGGTGCGAGACGCACCAACCCTTCGAACCGCCGAAGTCACCGATGGGCGGTGGGATCCGATACGTGCTCAACCACCAAGACGCGCTGCTCCGGTTCCTCGACGATCCAGACATCCCGCTCGACAACGGTGCCGTGGAACGCATGCATGTCCGCGTCGCACTCACCCGCAAGAACTTCCTCTTCGCGGGCTCGGATGCCGGCGGCGTCCGAGCTGCGGCGGTGTACACGATCCTCGGCTGCTGCATGCTCGCCGACGTCGACCCGGTCGCGTACCTCACCGACGTGCTCGCTCGGCTCTCGCGGCGCGTCCGCGAGGCCGACGCGGCAGATCTACTGCCGGCGAGCTGGAAGTCTGCGCGCGGCTGA
- the tnpB gene encoding IS66 family insertion sequence element accessory protein TnpB: MILLLRAVKVYVATSPVSLRRSFDGLSADVRSVLAQDPLSGHVFVFLNRRKTQVKLLVYTRGGFTIVHKRLERGTFTFPQRVAEEVSTVEIDVHELSMLLEGIDITRARASRRWEPPMHARA; the protein is encoded by the coding sequence GTGATCCTGCTGCTGCGGGCAGTGAAGGTGTACGTCGCGACGTCGCCGGTGAGCTTGAGGCGATCGTTCGACGGGCTGAGTGCCGACGTTCGCAGCGTGCTCGCGCAAGATCCGCTGAGCGGGCACGTCTTCGTCTTCCTCAACCGGCGCAAGACCCAGGTGAAGCTTCTGGTGTACACGCGCGGCGGCTTCACGATCGTGCACAAGCGGCTCGAGCGGGGCACTTTCACGTTTCCACAGCGCGTGGCCGAAGAGGTGTCGACGGTCGAGATCGACGTGCACGAGCTCTCGATGCTACTCGAGGGCATCGACATCACACGTGCTCGCGCGTCACGTCGATGGGAGCCGCCGATGCACGCACGCGCGTGA
- a CDS encoding class I SAM-dependent RNA methyltransferase, with the protein MKPGDTLTVMAETLSKHGDGVARQGGIEIHVAGLLPGETGDVEIDYVSRQKPRAHARVVLRRNTHPGRRPAPCRHHGRCNGCGLMDMDLPSQRQLKRVELERTYGIFIDRMVGETLDGRGYRHSSKRVFAGSPGHIRLGSYMRGTHNVADMGGCLVDHPDIAACADELAQAADAVHAVPYDETDGEGDLRYAWFKADGRGRVLLAIITAEPCHTAVHEVASRLTIPVGIAWGVNARMGNDMRGTTLRPLRGRQSIEIEFADPLRDEAIVSHVGALGFLQPNPQVASLAYHDLVRVPAGGALHGRTALDLYAGAGVTTRLLRRHFQMVAPCESFPESARALGAEPELVEEFLARILADPHHLHRHPELVVANPPRGGLGPTVCEQLNTLAVPRLHIMSCSPGSLVEDLRRLTGEHGRYKLIGARAFDTLPQTNHIEVVVWLVGRS; encoded by the coding sequence ATGAAGCCTGGCGACACGCTGACCGTCATGGCCGAGACGCTGTCGAAGCACGGCGACGGCGTGGCCCGACAGGGCGGCATCGAGATCCACGTCGCGGGTCTGCTGCCGGGTGAGACGGGCGACGTCGAGATCGACTACGTCAGCCGCCAGAAGCCGCGCGCCCACGCCCGCGTGGTGCTGCGACGCAACACCCATCCCGGTCGTCGTCCGGCACCGTGCCGCCACCACGGACGCTGCAACGGCTGTGGTCTGATGGACATGGACCTGCCGAGCCAGCGCCAGCTCAAGCGCGTCGAGCTCGAGCGTACCTACGGCATCTTCATCGATCGCATGGTCGGCGAGACCCTCGACGGTCGCGGCTATCGCCACTCGAGCAAGCGCGTGTTCGCCGGCAGCCCCGGACACATCCGACTCGGCAGCTACATGCGGGGCACCCACAACGTCGCCGACATGGGCGGCTGCCTGGTCGATCATCCCGACATCGCGGCCTGTGCCGACGAGCTGGCGCAGGCCGCCGATGCCGTGCACGCCGTGCCCTACGACGAGACCGACGGCGAGGGCGACCTTCGCTACGCCTGGTTCAAGGCCGACGGTCGGGGCCGCGTGCTGCTCGCGATCATCACGGCCGAGCCGTGTCACACCGCGGTGCACGAGGTCGCCTCGCGGCTGACGATCCCGGTCGGCATCGCGTGGGGCGTCAACGCGCGCATGGGCAACGACATGCGCGGCACCACACTACGACCGCTGCGTGGCCGCCAGAGCATCGAGATCGAGTTCGCCGATCCGCTCCGCGACGAGGCCATCGTCAGCCATGTCGGCGCGTTGGGCTTCCTGCAGCCGAACCCGCAGGTCGCGTCGTTGGCCTACCACGACTTGGTGCGGGTGCCGGCCGGCGGCGCCCTGCACGGACGCACCGCGCTCGATCTCTACGCCGGCGCGGGCGTGACCACGCGCCTGCTGCGACGCCACTTCCAGATGGTCGCGCCGTGCGAGTCGTTCCCCGAGAGCGCGCGGGCGCTGGGCGCCGAGCCCGAGCTGGTCGAAGAGTTCCTGGCGCGCATCCTCGCCGATCCACACCACCTGCATCGCCACCCCGAGCTGGTGGTCGCCAACCCGCCGCGCGGTGGGCTCGGCCCCACCGTCTGCGAGCAGCTCAACACGCTGGCAGTTCCGCGCCTGCACATCATGAGCTGCTCGCCCGGATCCCTGGTCGAGGACCTCCGTCGCCTCACCGGGGAGCACGGCCGCTACAAGCTCATCGGTGCGCGAGCGTTCGACACCCTGCCCCAGACCAACCACATCGAGGTCGTGGTCTGGCTGGTCGGCCGAAGCTGA
- a CDS encoding S8 family serine peptidase, with protein MSTSAKKLVAIGNSRANRWTCLRRMWALSTLALAPACDDRAPVDSAEGGLHSPRSEVLPADEIEEGSSGGAGDVETEVRDPDAANAGRELVYEKVLVENESGEMVSSTEVGELDLETWRKVSRPYTHLQDEYLYEETVTSVVDAEGTRTDTYRVTRVPNVDPPAEPSDDAPLVVRPTLLAAAEEAGPDDSLDVLIKLRGAPDWDVPLLPEVGMWSAETYAAAVEQREVALAEREEAFLERSSSLAAQIVESGGTIRVYHWTTGWLGASVSKGLLEELQAREDITKIDLDDVGLQSHGSRAIGIHRDSRSYTDAQTYIDAGFNAENGAGQITIGIQEQWHFNDEACFFDDDSGCETERLLGRWKCWVEYCESYSQANYSEASNVNHGTVVSSIAVGDYTQDQAQGLTVCDSTTNHSASWENSASGYGKEAVVQFFDHQGSTLMSRHVMSTSCLQGIDIELTPSGPGSCYLTSIISSSNGWNDGDSYPNATCDATSSYDLEDAYEGAFDDGIFIAVSAGNNGTTGSSCNMSSPADIPKTFSVNGLSTDDTLYSVMDIDDTYASRGGGSIQSPDGTTVGGALSMADLAAPSAYVNYVTSGSGTNGCVSTGQWVGTSFAAPAVAGMAALVKDWGLNDGQTWISNVGRLHTVMLGMGDRGNSSGTKNVVGADNLFGLGRAKLRLLSNGSPSFAGGALSYNTYTFTSGTADQQYIAFGGPVATGTEEVKCVMMAIEDMSGKDNISRIDLELRLRPKQGNGTCAVGYGTPSYTRINADHDHKKMVAFEDSLVNVEDTCVEVTVDKEWVSSSGSAVVHVFCMATSEVDNEPDGGGD; from the coding sequence ATGTCAACCTCGGCGAAGAAGCTTGTTGCGATTGGCAATTCCCGTGCGAACCGCTGGACGTGCCTGCGTCGCATGTGGGCTCTATCCACATTGGCTCTCGCGCCCGCCTGCGATGACCGAGCGCCCGTCGACAGTGCCGAGGGAGGGCTGCATAGCCCACGCTCGGAAGTCCTCCCCGCGGATGAGATTGAGGAAGGGAGCTCGGGCGGTGCTGGCGATGTCGAGACCGAAGTACGAGATCCGGACGCAGCTAATGCTGGACGCGAGTTGGTGTACGAGAAGGTTCTCGTAGAGAACGAAAGTGGCGAGATGGTCTCGTCAACGGAGGTCGGTGAGCTGGACCTTGAGACCTGGCGGAAGGTCTCGCGTCCCTATACGCACCTACAGGACGAGTACCTGTACGAAGAGACGGTAACGTCGGTCGTGGACGCGGAAGGCACGCGCACCGACACCTATCGGGTGACTCGAGTTCCAAACGTCGACCCGCCTGCGGAACCATCCGACGATGCGCCTCTCGTGGTGCGTCCTACCCTCCTCGCTGCGGCCGAGGAAGCTGGACCGGATGACTCCCTCGACGTGCTGATCAAGTTGCGGGGTGCCCCCGATTGGGATGTTCCGCTACTTCCTGAGGTGGGGATGTGGAGCGCAGAGACGTATGCTGCCGCGGTCGAACAGCGCGAAGTCGCGCTGGCCGAGCGAGAGGAAGCATTTTTGGAGCGGTCGTCGTCATTGGCAGCACAGATCGTGGAAAGCGGCGGAACGATCCGCGTCTATCACTGGACCACGGGGTGGCTAGGCGCTTCTGTCTCGAAGGGCCTGTTGGAGGAGCTGCAGGCGCGCGAAGACATCACGAAGATCGATCTCGACGACGTTGGTCTTCAGTCGCACGGCAGCCGCGCGATCGGAATCCATCGAGATTCGCGCTCCTACACTGACGCTCAGACGTACATCGACGCCGGATTCAACGCTGAAAACGGTGCGGGACAAATCACGATCGGCATCCAAGAGCAGTGGCACTTCAATGACGAAGCGTGCTTCTTTGACGACGACAGTGGATGCGAGACTGAACGGCTCCTTGGCCGGTGGAAGTGTTGGGTTGAGTACTGTGAGAGCTACTCACAAGCCAACTACTCGGAGGCCTCGAACGTCAACCACGGCACCGTCGTGTCCTCCATCGCTGTCGGCGACTACACCCAGGATCAGGCTCAAGGCTTGACGGTTTGCGACAGCACCACGAACCACAGTGCCTCGTGGGAGAACTCGGCGAGCGGCTACGGAAAGGAGGCGGTCGTTCAGTTCTTCGATCACCAGGGTAGCACCCTGATGAGCCGTCACGTGATGTCAACGAGTTGCCTTCAGGGCATCGACATTGAGCTCACGCCATCCGGTCCGGGTAGTTGCTATCTCACGAGCATCATCAGCAGTAGCAACGGCTGGAATGATGGTGATTCGTATCCGAACGCCACCTGTGACGCGACTTCGAGCTATGATCTCGAGGACGCCTACGAGGGCGCGTTCGACGACGGCATCTTCATCGCGGTATCGGCGGGGAACAACGGCACGACGGGATCGTCGTGCAACATGTCCAGCCCTGCGGACATTCCCAAGACCTTCTCGGTCAACGGGCTCAGCACGGACGACACGTTGTACTCGGTCATGGATATCGACGACACCTACGCGAGTCGCGGCGGTGGGTCTATCCAGTCGCCGGACGGAACGACGGTGGGCGGGGCGTTGTCCATGGCAGACCTCGCGGCGCCATCTGCCTACGTGAACTACGTAACCTCGGGCTCCGGCACCAACGGCTGCGTGAGCACCGGGCAGTGGGTCGGTACGAGTTTTGCCGCGCCGGCTGTTGCCGGGATGGCGGCTCTCGTCAAGGACTGGGGTCTGAACGATGGCCAAACGTGGATCTCGAACGTGGGACGCTTGCACACGGTGATGCTCGGCATGGGTGACCGGGGCAACAGCTCGGGAACGAAGAACGTCGTGGGTGCGGACAACCTCTTTGGTCTCGGACGAGCGAAGCTCCGCTTGCTTTCGAACGGCTCGCCGAGCTTTGCGGGAGGTGCGCTCTCGTACAACACCTACACATTCACCAGTGGTACCGCAGACCAGCAATACATCGCCTTTGGTGGCCCTGTTGCAACGGGCACCGAAGAGGTCAAGTGCGTCATGATGGCGATCGAGGACATGTCCGGAAAGGACAACATCAGTCGCATCGATCTCGAGCTGCGCCTGCGCCCGAAGCAGGGGAATGGCACCTGCGCGGTCGGCTACGGTACTCCTAGCTACACGCGCATCAACGCTGATCACGATCACAAGAAAATGGTAGCGTTCGAGGACTCGCTGGTCAACGTGGAGGACACGTGCGTCGAGGTGACCGTCGACAAAGAATGGGTGAGTAGTTCGGGGTCTGCGGTTGTTCATGTCTTCTGCATGGCCACGTCTGAAGTGGACAATGAGCCTGATGGCGGCGGTGATTAG